From the genome of Azospirillum brasilense, one region includes:
- a CDS encoding MBL fold metallo-hydrolase, translated as MGFSVTFWGVRGTVPCPLPSHMGFGGNTSCVEVQAGDQRIVIDAGTGIRMLGKRLLKEGAAEATLLMSHTHLDHICGFPFFAPAYSKGFHLRIVSGHLKGNPGIEAAMARQMERPLFPVPMRTMGSNIVFDEITAGDQFALGEGVQVRTARLNHPDGATGYRIEHLGKSFAYVTDTEHVPGHPDRNILDLIDGADLVLYDSTYTDEEWQNRIGWGHSTWTEGVRLAQAAGVKRLVLFHHDPDHDDAAMTAIEAAAQAVFPDCFAAREGMTVTLA; from the coding sequence ATGGGCTTTTCGGTGACCTTCTGGGGGGTTCGGGGCACGGTCCCTTGCCCGCTGCCGTCCCATATGGGCTTCGGCGGCAACACGAGTTGCGTGGAGGTGCAGGCGGGAGACCAGCGCATCGTGATCGACGCCGGCACCGGCATCCGCATGCTCGGAAAGCGCCTGCTGAAGGAGGGTGCCGCCGAGGCGACGCTGCTGATGAGCCACACCCATCTCGACCACATCTGCGGCTTTCCCTTCTTCGCCCCGGCCTACAGCAAGGGCTTCCATCTGCGCATCGTCTCCGGCCATCTGAAAGGCAATCCGGGCATCGAAGCGGCCATGGCGCGGCAGATGGAGCGCCCCCTGTTCCCGGTGCCGATGCGCACCATGGGAAGCAACATCGTGTTCGACGAGATCACGGCCGGCGACCAGTTCGCGCTGGGCGAAGGGGTGCAGGTCCGCACGGCGCGGCTGAACCATCCGGACGGCGCCACCGGCTACCGCATCGAGCATCTGGGCAAGTCCTTCGCCTATGTGACCGACACCGAGCATGTGCCGGGCCATCCCGACCGCAACATTCTGGACCTGATCGACGGCGCCGACCTCGTGCTCTACGACAGCACCTACACGGACGAGGAGTGGCAGAACCGCATCGGCTGGGGCCACTCCACCTGGACCGAGGGCGTCCGGCTGGCGCAGGCCGCCGGGGTCAAGCGGCTGGTGCTGTTCCATCACGACCCCGACCATGACGACGCTGCCATGACCGCCATCGAAGCGGCCGCCCAGGCGGTGTTCCCGGACTGCTTCGCCGCACGGGAAGGGATGACCGTCACGCTGGCCTGA